DNA sequence from the Parasphaerochaeta coccoides DSM 17374 genome:
ATTAAAGATGTGGCGAGGGTTGCCAAGGTTTCTACGGCAACCGTATCCCATGTATTCAATGGGACTCGTTTTGTATCTGAGAAAACTACGGAGAGGGTACGTAGGGTAGCACAGGATCTTGGATACGTATCCAATATCAATGCCGTTGGACTGCGTAGCAACAAGACAAAACGGATTGGACTGCTTGTTCCGGCAATTGCCTCCTTCTTTTATGTGGATATCCTTGATGCCATAGAACAGGTGCTGGTCAAAAATGGATATCAATTGGTTATCGGATGTTCCCATGAAAACCTGCAACGTGAAAAAGAACAGGTCGGTATTTTCAATTTTCAGCAGATTGACGGTATGCTGATGTTTCCCGCTCCCGGTGACCATGGCTATCTTGATGTAATGCCTCGGAAATATCCCATTGTGTTCATTGACCGGGAAGCGGAAGGTTGTTGCCGGGATGCCGTGATCGGTGATAACTTCAACTCCACGTATGAGGCTATTTCCTGTGTAATCAATGAAGGTCATCAGATGATAGGCATTCTCAGTGGGCCTGAAGGCATTTCAGCATTGAAGGAACGCGTACAAGGGTATAAGCAGGCCCTACAGGAGCATGGGATTGTTTTTGATCCTGAACTGGTGGTTAGCGATGTATCATCCAGCACAGGCGGATATGAAGCAACGCGCCGCTTGCTTTTCCATAGGAGACCGACGGCTATCTTGTCATTGTCTCCTGCCATGGCTGTCGGTTGTCTACAGTATTTACATGAACATGATATCAAGGTTCCTGAAGAAATAGCTCTGCTTTCTTTTGGAGATACCGAATGGATGTCTGTAACGGCTCCACCATTGACAGCTTTACAGCATCCCATGTTTGACATCGGGCAGCTTGCTGCCAAAGTATTGCTGAAAAGACTTGAAGAAGAACAGGATTCTGGCAAGCCGAGGGAAGATTTCCAGACATACCGTCTTCCTGTCAGCATGATTCGGCGGGACTCTTTTTGAAAGAGAGAAAACAAGGACATAACGGAAGAAACGCTTCCGACAGTGTTGAAAGGGGTATGCTTTAGGTGGAAAAAATACGCATAGGACTTATTGGCGCGGGAATGATTTCTCAAAAGCATCTACAGATGTACCGGGAAATTCCTGAAGCCCAGGTAGTGGCAGTATGCAGTCGCACGCGATCTTCCGCTGAACGGTGTGCGCAGGAATGGGGCATTGAAAACGTTCATACGGATATTCAACAGATGCTTGCGCAGGATGACATAGATGCTGTGGACATTTGCCTGCACACGATCCTGCATGCTCCGGTCGCCATTGCTGCGTTGAATGCCGGCAAGCATGTCTATTGCGAGAAACCGCTGGCAATGTCTTATGTCGATGGAGCAGCTATGCTTGAAGCCGCGCGACGCAATGACCGTACACTGCATATTCAGTTGGGATTCCTGTACCGCCCCAATGTCCGGGCAGCAAAACGGCTGGTAGATGGCGGCGCCTTAGGAGATATATACCATGCGCGTTCCATGGGATTCAGACGCAGGAACCGTCCTTATGTGGACGGATATGGAAGTGCTGATTTCGTTGAAAGGAAATATTCCGGTGGCGGTGCTTTATATGATTTCGGCGTATATCATATTTCTCAGCTTCTGTATCTCATGGGAATGCCACGCCCCTTGAGTATGAGTGGGAAACTGCATCAGGCAATTCCTATGGATGAATCCCGACGTATCAGCGGACATTATGATGTTGAGGAACTGGGGGTTGGACTGGTACGCTTTGAAAAAGGCATGACCATGGACCTTTTTGAATCATGGGCGGTTCATCTTGACTCCATGGATCCCAGCATCCTGTTGGGCTCCCGTGGGGGAATAAAGCTTGAACCATTCAGCTTTCATACTACTTTCTGTGATTTGGAACTGGATTGTACCGGTGACTTGGAAAAAATGGATTTTCGTTGGAAGAATACGCTTCCATATGAATATGCCTATGCCTCGTCTGAAATGCACTGGATTGCGGCTCTGCTTCAGAAGGTTCCTTTGTTACCGACCGCAGAGCTGGCACTTCAAACCTTGCTGATTCAGGAAGGTATTACGCTGTCTAACAGGCTTGGGCGTGAAGTAAGCGCGGAAGAAACAATTGAAAGTTCAATCCTCTCTGATCTCAGACTTTCTTGAAGTCCGGGGGTCATGGATTTTAGGACGTGGAAACAAAGGAAAGACATCCGTAGTATACTGCGCCGACAGCTTGGGCAAACTGTGCCACTGTATAATCAGGATGTTTTTCCAGTTCTTTCATGAGACGCGTATGGGCCAGGTTCCCATCAGCCGCATGCTGTATCAGACCGGGGACAATTTTTGTCGCCCCTTCATTCAGGAGATTGAAGCAGACGGAATCTTTTACCATACGTCCGAACAGTGTGCGTTCTTTGGTTTCAGGATGTAAGATGAATTCTGTCTCAAGCCAGCAGACACCCAATGATTCTCCAATGTGTCGGAAAATATCCGCACAGGCATCTTGTCCGGGTTCCGAGGCTTTCTTCATGAAAAACTCCAGGCAAGGTTTCCGCATATCTGTTGGTTTCGTGGGAACAATAATCTTGTCGCCAACCCGGACAAAAAATCCTTTGTCGAAGGCTTCCTGAAGTACGGAGGAAGCCTGCGCGGGCAGGTTACGGGCGGCGAGACGAAATACACCGGATTGGCAGGCATATTTTTGCAGTGTGCCGACTAGTCCGGTATTAAAGTTATTAATGCTCCTGATATCATCAGGTTCATGCTCTTTCTGTCTGTAACTACCGAGGTCAATGATGAAATTATAGACTTCCAGGGGGATTTCCGGGATTGAGCCGTCAGGTCTGACCCAGCCTGTTCCCAATTCCGTTCCCAACGTATGAGCAAAAAAGCCTGTTGACATATCCTGTCCGGCACTCGCCATTTCCACCGCTGTCGTAAAGGCAGCCATGGGACCATCATTGGTGAGCAGGACTGAACCTTCAGGTACGACAAACATTTTCAGTTTGTCGCCAAAGGAGGCGATCCGACTGAACTGGAGTTCATAATCCAGGTCTTTGTTTCCGCGCATTCCTCTGGTCTTATACGTTTCTCCTCCTACAATCAGATTGCGTACCACCACATCGGGAAAACAGAGGCCGATGGCATCAAATCCATGCAGATTCTCTCCAGCGGCATTTTCCATGGCTTCAATGCCTTTTTCCATGTGTTCCCACGAGGCGTACCTGTCCAAAGCGGTTTTATCAATGTCATTTTCACGGTTCTGTGCATACAGGCATGTCGCGGCTCTCATGAGTCGTGTCAGCATGAGCAATGGATCCAGAAACTGTTCCGCACGAGTAAAGCCAGCAGGAAACCAATCATATTCCTTGAATATCGCCAGATGTCCTTTTATCGATGCCACAAGTTTCACATCCGTGCCGCCGATATCCATGCCCATGACAATCTTTTCCTGGCTGATGGAAGGTAACTGTCCAAAGATATCCGTGTGGGGATGTATGGGGAGAACGTCACTCACCGGTGGTTCCTGAGCTATATCATATGTATGGAACGCAAAACGGGAACCTGCCTCGTATAAGGTTGCCAGCATA
Encoded proteins:
- a CDS encoding LacI family DNA-binding transcriptional regulator — translated: MAMTTIKDVARVAKVSTATVSHVFNGTRFVSEKTTERVRRVAQDLGYVSNINAVGLRSNKTKRIGLLVPAIASFFYVDILDAIEQVLVKNGYQLVIGCSHENLQREKEQVGIFNFQQIDGMLMFPAPGDHGYLDVMPRKYPIVFIDREAEGCCRDAVIGDNFNSTYEAISCVINEGHQMIGILSGPEGISALKERVQGYKQALQEHGIVFDPELVVSDVSSSTGGYEATRRLLFHRRPTAILSLSPAMAVGCLQYLHEHDIKVPEEIALLSFGDTEWMSVTAPPLTALQHPMFDIGQLAAKVLLKRLEEEQDSGKPREDFQTYRLPVSMIRRDSF
- a CDS encoding Gfo/Idh/MocA family protein — encoded protein: MEKIRIGLIGAGMISQKHLQMYREIPEAQVVAVCSRTRSSAERCAQEWGIENVHTDIQQMLAQDDIDAVDICLHTILHAPVAIAALNAGKHVYCEKPLAMSYVDGAAMLEAARRNDRTLHIQLGFLYRPNVRAAKRLVDGGALGDIYHARSMGFRRRNRPYVDGYGSADFVERKYSGGGALYDFGVYHISQLLYLMGMPRPLSMSGKLHQAIPMDESRRISGHYDVEELGVGLVRFEKGMTMDLFESWAVHLDSMDPSILLGSRGGIKLEPFSFHTTFCDLELDCTGDLEKMDFRWKNTLPYEYAYASSEMHWIAALLQKVPLLPTAELALQTLLIQEGITLSNRLGREVSAEETIESSILSDLRLS